A window of [Clostridium] innocuum genomic DNA:
GGGGAGATACCGATGTATCATATAGCAATTCTGGATGATGAAAGAAAAGAAGCAGAGCATATAAAAGAACTGGCAGATGTATATTTTGACAGGAAGGAACTGATGCAGCGGCGCATTGATATCTTCCATAACGGAAATGAGCTGCTTGCACATGTAAAAGCCATCCCCTGTGATCTGCTGTTTCTCGATATTGAGGTGGGGCAGGAAAATGGTATAGAGATTGGCAGAAAGCTGCGTCAGGTAGCACCGGATATGATTATCGTTGTTATCACAGGATATTTAAAATACAGTGTGGAGGGCTACAAAATTCAGGCTGCACGCTATCTGTTGAAGCCGGTGAATGCACAGCTTTTATACAGTGAGCTGGATGAGGTGCTCTCTCTGGATGACCGACAGACACTTGTTCTGGAGGAACGTGATACGTATCATAGAATCAAGCGAAGAGATATCCTGTATGTCGAAACAATGGGAAGAGGCACCCGCTTTCATACCCCGGAGGGAACATTTGAAAGCAGAGAAAGTCTGAGTATATGGGAACAACGTCTGGATGCTGCCTTGTTTGTGAAATGTCACAAGGGTATCCTCGTCCATGTACGCCGCATCGTATCGATGGAGAAAGACACGATTCTGCTTGAATCTGGTGAAACACTGCCTCTGGCAAGACGACGTGTGGAAACTGTGAAGGCGGTATGGCGCAGCTTCCAGGAGAAGTACGCATGAGCTTGTTCCTGCGGGTCTTTGAGATTTTGATGATGTGCACGCTTTGCTATTCCTACCATGAAACTATGCGTTCGCAATACCGTTCCTCGCTGGCCAAAATCCTGCCCTATCTGATAACCGGATTCTTTCTGATTCTCATATCGCCCTGGCTTTCTATAACCATACTGCGGATTTTGCTGGCGGCTCTGCTCTGCCTGTCCATCCTGCTGTATCGCAACGACTGGCAGTCCCATCTGTTTTTTATCGGTGACCTGATAGCCGGTGCGATTATCGTTCAGATCATCAGCACGCAGAATCCAGCCTTTCATGCAGAGCCTGCAGACTGGCTGCAGGGCTGTCTGTATTGCGGAGTCGTATTTCTCATACAGCTGCTTCTGTTTTACTATCGGCATGTTCAATATGAACAGCTCTATGTGCCTGTTTTTGCCGGTGCGGCTTTCCTCTATTTAATCATTTGTGCCTATATAGGAAGTCAGGGGATACATGAGGATACCGGTATCATCTGCAGCCTGCAGGTGCTGGTGATACTGGTGATGAAGCTGTATCGAATCTGCTTCTGTCTGGAAATCCGTCGGGAAAAGGAGCTGCAGGCGATGGTGAAGACACAGCATATGGTGGAAAACAGAGAGCGCTATGAACGCATTCAAAAAGAAAATGCATACATCATGAAATCCATGCATGACTTAAAAAAGCATGTGGAGCTGCTGGAACAGATGAAGCAGGGAAGTCCTGCGGTTGATGACTATCGCAGTGATATTATTGTGAAAACTGAGCATATGCTGAATGTACAGAAAACAGGTGATGAGCTGATTGATAAGATATTACAGCTGTATCATCCGCGTTTTCAGGCGGCAGGGATTCGCTTTCAGCTGGAAAGCGATGTGATAGATTACAGCTTTATGGATCCAATTGATCGCTGTGCGGTACTCTGCAACATGCTGGATAATGCACTGGAAAGCTGTCTTGCCGCAGAGGAGCCGTTTATTTTATTGCGTATGGTGGAACAGCATTCCACGATTCTGTGGAAAATGAAAAACAGCTGTATACGCATGGAACAGGAAAAAGAGGACGCATTTGCACATGGCTTCGGCATGCAGAATATAAGAGATATCGCCCGTCGTTATCAGGGAACACTCAGCGCCGGCTGGGAACGCACACATCTGCTGTTTCGTACAACGGTAGCCTTCGATAAACCGCTGATGTCGGAAAATGAACCGCTTATGTAAAAACGCGGGCAAGGTGAACTTTTACGGATATAATGATAGCGAAAGAAGGGATATATCATGTTAGAAAATATGAAATTCAAACGAAAGGTATTAAGTAGAAAAAAGATTATTTCAAGCTTTCTGGTTGTTCTTGTTTTGTCATTATGTCTGGGTGGCTTTATGTACGGTCTTGCGGATAGCTTTGAGGATTTTGCGGATATCCGTATCCTGCAAATCGGCTTCCTTGTACTGTTTCCGCTTTTTACTGTGATTATGTGGGTGCCGCTGTGTCTGGGCGGCGGTCAGATTTATGATATGCGTGAGGATGCACTTGTCATTATTCCGGCATATAAGGATCGTCAGAAATGGAATATGATCCTGCATGTGTTATGCAGTGATGATGTAACACCGTTTCTGCAGGAAATACGATATGAGGATATTGATCATGCGACCTTCACGGTGGATCGCAAGGCCGGTGTATGGGGTCTGTCCAGATACACCTATCTGTTGAAGCTGTATAAGGAAAAGGATCTGTTTGTGACTCTGTATATCAATCCTATGGATAACGGTATTCTGCTGCCTGCCGGTAAAGGCGGAATATTGCTGACCGGCTTTCGCACAAGTGAGGATATTCTGAATATGATGCAGCTGATCACGGCCGGCGGTATGCGCCTGGAGGATCCACACCATATCCTGGATGCGATGAAACGAAGGGATATCGAAATCTACGATTATCTGGAAAGTCTGCAGATCAAAAGAAGATATTAAGCAACAGAAAGCGTCACCCTGTGTAATTCGCAGCAGGGTGGCTTTTTTTGAAGTAAAGCTGTTTACAGTAAAATAAAAGAATAAAGATAAATTGCTGCTGTTGAAAAACACGTAACCTTCAGAGGACGCAGGTATCAAATTCTTGAAAAGACTGTGGAGAATGGAGCATAATACTGCTAAGATAAAAGTGATAGCTTTCTCATGTTACTTTCATATTTGTATGATACCATGGAAGCAAAGGAAGGAGATGCAGGAATGAGACTATTGTTTGCAGAGGATGAACGTGATCTGAATGATATCGTATGTCAAAAACTCAGAAAGGAAGGCTATACGGTAGATGCCTGCTTTGACGGAGCGGAGGCTCTGGAGTTTCTGGCTGTTGCCGATTACGATGCTGTTATTCTTGATATCATGATGCCGGTGATGGACGGCTATGCGGTTTTGAAGCAGCTGCGTGCTGAGGGAAGAATGACACCTGTATTGTTTCTGAGTGCGCGGGATTCCATTGAAGACCGTGTTCTGGGGCTGGACAGCGGAGCTAACGATTATTTGATCAAGCCGTTTTCCTTTGCTGAGCTGATGGCCAGAATCCGAACGATGATCCGTCTGTCCAAGGGAAGTCAGACCTCCCTTCTTCAGGTCGGTGATTTAACTCTGGACACGGCTACGCATACAGTGCACCGTGCAAATAAGCTGATACTGCTTTCCGCAAAGGAATATGCATTGCTGGAATATATGCTGCTGAATAAAAATATCGTGCTTTCCAGAGAAACTATTGAGGAGCATATCTGGGATTTCGATTATGCAGGAGGCACGAATCTGGTAGATGTTTATATCAGCTATCTGCGTAAAAAGATCGATGGCGCATCCACCTGCAAGCTGATCCATACAGTACGAGGAAGCGGTTATGTAATAAAGGAGCCTTCATGAAGCGTCTGAGTATTCGTGCGAAAATCACGCTGTGGTTTGCACTGGCCATGAGTGTTCTGGCTGCCCTGACACTGGGCTGTGTGTGGATGATCAGTGATAATGTCGTACAGAAAAACATCAAGGACTCTCTGGTGGAAATGGTCAGTGACAATGTGGACGAGGTAGAGTATTACAGAAATAAAGAGGATGCCAATCCGGATGGCGACAGAGATATTTACATACAGTATAAAAACGGGTATCTTGAAATTGATGATGACTATCTGGATCAGATGAATGGAATATATACCACCTTATATAAGGAAGATTATGAGCTGCTGTATGGAGAAAATCCAATAGCAGAGGCAAGCGGAGATATTGCCTTTGCTGATAATAAATTGCAGACACTTCGCTATAAGGGAACAATGTATTATCTGTATGATCGCTCCTTGAAGGGAGAAGGCATGGAGGATCTGTGGCTGCGCGGCATAGTATCCCGCAGTCAGGGAGCACGCTGGATGGATGCAATCGTTATCCTTTCCATGTGGCTGATTCCCGTATTGATTTTACTGGCACTTGCGGGCGGGTATTTTCTGGCAGGCCGGTTTCTGCGCCCGATTCAGCAAATGATACAGGCAGCCTCCGGTATTCAGCAGGGACAGGATCTGAAGAAGCGGATCGAGCTGAATAAGGGACAGGATGAATTGCATCAGCTGGCAGATACCTTTAACGGTATGATGGATCGGCTGGAGGCGTCCTTTCAGGCGGAAAAGCAGGTTACCAGAGATATGTCCCATGAGCTTCGCACTCCGGTAACGGTGATTCTTTCCCAATGCGAGCTGTCACTGGAGGAGGAACAGGACAAGAGTACCTATGCGGATGCGTTGCGGCTGATTCAAAGACAGGGACAGAAGATGTCCGTCCTTATCAATGATATGCTGATGATGACACGCATGGAGCAGAAAAGGGATAGCATATGCATGGTGCAGCTTGACTTCAGCAGTCTATGTGCTTCCGTTTGTGAGGATCTTCGCTTGATACGCGAGAAGAACATCGCGCTGAGCTGGCAGCTGGAAGAGCATGTGATGGTCATGGGAAACAGGGAGCTGCTGCAGCGTCTGCTTGCAAATCTGATTGCCAATGCGTATCGCTATGGAAGAGAGCACGGGCATATTCAGGTTGATCTGAAGCAGGAACACGCAGAGGTCTTATTATCGGTGACGGATGACGGCAGGGGAATTGCAGAGGATCAGCTTGCACATATATGGCAGCGGTTTTATCAGGCGGATGCTTCCCGCAGCAATCAGGGGAGCGGTCTGGGACTGGCGATGGTACAGGAGATTGCGCAGCTGCATCATGGCTATATGAAGGTGGAAAGTGTGCAGGGAAAGGGCTCCTGCTTTACCTTCTGTGTACCGATGAAATAAATATGTTTTCTCATATTGCTTTCATCTTTCTCTGCTATACTACTGGTGTAAAGGAAATAAAGGAGTGAATGAGATGATGAAAAAAATACAACAGCTTTCCACATCTGTGAAGGCATTACTGGCAATCGGCGGTATCTCTGTTTTAGCAGGCGGTGGTGTTATAATAACGAACGCGATGGAAGCAGACAGCCGTATCGATGCGGACAAGGCAAAGGAAATTGCATTGCAGGATGCCGGTGTGAAGGCTACAGCGGCACAGTTTGAAAAGGCGGCATTGGAAAAGGATGACGGACAAAGCGTATATGAGGTGAAATTCCATACGGATGAGCATGCCTATGAATATACGATTACCGCAAAGGACGGACATATCCTGGATCGGGATGTGGACACATTGAAACAGGGCCCCGCAGCAGATACGTCCCCGATTTCGCTACAGGAGGCAAAGAATAGGATGCTGAAGAATGCAGGGCTGAAGGAACGTGACGGAACCTTTCTCAAGGCTTCCTTAAACAAAGAGGATGCGCAGGAGATTTACGAGCTGAAATTTAAAACTGCACAGAAGACATATGAATACAAGCTGCTCGCAAAGGATGGGACGATTCTGGAAAAGGATATGGAAACGAATGCAGCTTCAGGCAGTGAACCAGAAAACAACAAGGGCAATTCAACAGCCTCACAACAGTTGATCAGTAAAGCAGATGCCAGAAGCAGAGCGCTGCAGGATGCCGGTGTGAGTGCAAAAGCTGCGACCTTTACGAAGACAAAGCTGGATTATGAAAATGGCAGGCAGGTATATGAAATCGAATTTGTGACTGCGACTATGGAATATGATTATGAGCTTGATGCAGAAAGCGGGGCTGTCAGAGAACGAAAATCTGAACGGCTGGAAATTCAAAATCAGGAGCAGTCAAAGCCATCCGCTTCCTATATCGGAGTGGATCGTGCAAAAAGCACAGCACTCTCACACGCCGGTCTGCAGGCAGGCAGTGTGACCTTCACCAAGGCGAAGCTGGAAAACGATGACGGTATGTCGGTATATGAAATTGAATTTCGCAAAGGCTCCACAGAATATGAGTATTCGATTGATGCATACAAGGGGACAATTCTGGAATGGGATAAGGAAACGGATCACGACTAAGCGGCAAGCGGACGACGTGAGATAAGACAGGGGACGTTGCTGCACCTTGCTTATCGCTGAGGGGCTGGAACACTTCACGTTGAAACAAGATGAAAAAAGGGTCAGCATTGACCCTTTTCATCATGATGTAACAAACCTGCATTGAGCAAAGGCATGAGCTGAAGCTTTTTTAGTTTACATTCCGATGAATTCATCCACCGGCATGGAGAAAATAAGACCTTTGGCTTCGGTTTGAAGACCTGCAGCCATATTGATTTCATGCATGATCTGCTTGTAATTCTCATAGACGGATAAAATTACAACGATATCCTTTTCACCCTGCAGCCTGATACCGAGAAAGGAGGTCGCATCATCCTCATGCAGAGAACGGGCATGGAGAACCGTACCACCGGTGGCGTTCGCTTCCTTGGCAGCTTCCATAACCTGATCACGCCAGCCGTGTTCTACGACCGCAATAACAAGCTCATACTTACGTTCCTTCTGTTCCATCTCTTCCTCCTCATAGATTCTTCCACATAAAATTTTACGTTGAAACAGGCTGCTGATTCCACTCAGCGGCATGGTAAACATAATACCGTGCCCCATTTTTCTGATTTGTGTTTCCTTTGCGATCCGATGCATAACCTCATGC
This region includes:
- a CDS encoding response regulator transcription factor, whose product is MYHIAILDDERKEAEHIKELADVYFDRKELMQRRIDIFHNGNELLAHVKAIPCDLLFLDIEVGQENGIEIGRKLRQVAPDMIIVVITGYLKYSVEGYKIQAARYLLKPVNAQLLYSELDEVLSLDDRQTLVLEERDTYHRIKRRDILYVETMGRGTRFHTPEGTFESRESLSIWEQRLDAALFVKCHKGILVHVRRIVSMEKDTILLESGETLPLARRRVETVKAVWRSFQEKYA
- a CDS encoding HAMP domain-containing histidine kinase, encoding MKRLSIRAKITLWFALAMSVLAALTLGCVWMISDNVVQKNIKDSLVEMVSDNVDEVEYYRNKEDANPDGDRDIYIQYKNGYLEIDDDYLDQMNGIYTTLYKEDYELLYGENPIAEASGDIAFADNKLQTLRYKGTMYYLYDRSLKGEGMEDLWLRGIVSRSQGARWMDAIVILSMWLIPVLILLALAGGYFLAGRFLRPIQQMIQAASGIQQGQDLKKRIELNKGQDELHQLADTFNGMMDRLEASFQAEKQVTRDMSHELRTPVTVILSQCELSLEEEQDKSTYADALRLIQRQGQKMSVLINDMLMMTRMEQKRDSICMVQLDFSSLCASVCEDLRLIREKNIALSWQLEEHVMVMGNRELLQRLLANLIANAYRYGREHGHIQVDLKQEHAEVLLSVTDDGRGIAEDQLAHIWQRFYQADASRSNQGSGLGLAMVQEIAQLHHGYMKVESVQGKGSCFTFCVPMK
- a CDS encoding GHKL domain-containing protein; amino-acid sequence: MSLFLRVFEILMMCTLCYSYHETMRSQYRSSLAKILPYLITGFFLILISPWLSITILRILLAALLCLSILLYRNDWQSHLFFIGDLIAGAIIVQIISTQNPAFHAEPADWLQGCLYCGVVFLIQLLLFYYRHVQYEQLYVPVFAGAAFLYLIICAYIGSQGIHEDTGIICSLQVLVILVMKLYRICFCLEIRREKELQAMVKTQHMVENRERYERIQKENAYIMKSMHDLKKHVELLEQMKQGSPAVDDYRSDIIVKTEHMLNVQKTGDELIDKILQLYHPRFQAAGIRFQLESDVIDYSFMDPIDRCAVLCNMLDNALESCLAAEEPFILLRMVEQHSTILWKMKNSCIRMEQEKEDAFAHGFGMQNIRDIARRYQGTLSAGWERTHLLFRTTVAFDKPLMSENEPLM
- a CDS encoding peptidase produces the protein MMKKIQQLSTSVKALLAIGGISVLAGGGVIITNAMEADSRIDADKAKEIALQDAGVKATAAQFEKAALEKDDGQSVYEVKFHTDEHAYEYTITAKDGHILDRDVDTLKQGPAADTSPISLQEAKNRMLKNAGLKERDGTFLKASLNKEDAQEIYELKFKTAQKTYEYKLLAKDGTILEKDMETNAASGSEPENNKGNSTASQQLISKADARSRALQDAGVSAKAATFTKTKLDYENGRQVYEIEFVTATMEYDYELDAESGAVRERKSERLEIQNQEQSKPSASYIGVDRAKSTALSHAGLQAGSVTFTKAKLENDDGMSVYEIEFRKGSTEYEYSIDAYKGTILEWDKETDHD
- a CDS encoding response regulator transcription factor; this encodes MRLLFAEDERDLNDIVCQKLRKEGYTVDACFDGAEALEFLAVADYDAVILDIMMPVMDGYAVLKQLRAEGRMTPVLFLSARDSIEDRVLGLDSGANDYLIKPFSFAELMARIRTMIRLSKGSQTSLLQVGDLTLDTATHTVHRANKLILLSAKEYALLEYMLLNKNIVLSRETIEEHIWDFDYAGGTNLVDVYISYLRKKIDGASTCKLIHTVRGSGYVIKEPS
- a CDS encoding transcriptional regulator, with amino-acid sequence MSGQKIKCLVIIVNRDKGEQVAELCRSYQLYFTYGILALGTAGSDLLDYLGIGETDKELLFCCLPAQLEHEVMHRIAKETQIRKMGHGIMFTMPLSGISSLFQRKILCGRIYEEEEMEQKERKYELVIAVVEHGWRDQVMEAAKEANATGGTVLHARSLHEDDATSFLGIRLQGEKDIVVILSVYENYKQIMHEINMAAGLQTEAKGLIFSMPVDEFIGM